In Proteus vulgaris, one DNA window encodes the following:
- a CDS encoding methyl-accepting chemotaxis protein, with protein MQKLRNITIRMMMIVILGALCVLFGGVSLYSAWSLSQISEGNQADNQIIKQMAALSQGNDQYFRFTSRLNRLVEQKAEGKEVDFAQAQIAMENMEKQIEYMKSVSPGPMDANISQELMEIWLALFEQGVRKQMALALNGTIEEYEQHARNVTPALSREFGDITEKFNQIANIKIDRTIEEVDELIEITQVVIFISAILGGIILILTDRYLVSMLQKPLESIRQHFVKITGGDLSQPLEHFGNNCAGRLIPLLNGMQNSLHEAVSTIRQGSDSIYRGASEIAKGNNDLASRTEEQATALEQTAASMEEITAAVNQNMEHAYQARELAEVASVTVEKGNELAESVVTTMDGISDSSSKIADIINVINNIAFQTNILALNASVEAARAGAHGRGFMVVANEVRNLAGDSAKAAKEIEVLIADSTTRVKKGACLVSDMEKTMEDILTGVKQVTSIMKEITIASEEQSKGIGQVSVAITQMDSVTQQNASLVEQVSAAAISLERQTEELQLSVQKFNLVHH; from the coding sequence ATGCAGAAACTTCGTAACATTACTATTCGTATGATGATGATAGTAATACTGGGTGCTTTATGTGTGTTATTTGGCGGTGTGAGTCTTTATAGCGCATGGTCACTATCACAAATATCTGAAGGCAATCAGGCTGATAATCAAATAATAAAGCAAATGGCCGCACTTAGTCAGGGAAATGACCAATACTTTCGTTTTACTTCACGGCTTAATCGTTTGGTAGAACAAAAAGCAGAGGGTAAAGAAGTTGACTTTGCACAAGCTCAAATCGCAATGGAGAACATGGAAAAACAGATCGAATATATGAAATCGGTTTCTCCAGGGCCTATGGATGCAAATATCTCTCAAGAATTGATGGAGATTTGGTTAGCTCTTTTTGAACAAGGAGTTAGAAAACAAATGGCACTCGCATTAAATGGCACTATTGAAGAATATGAGCAACATGCTAGAAATGTCACTCCTGCATTAAGTCGCGAATTTGGTGACATTACTGAAAAATTTAATCAAATTGCAAATATAAAAATTGATAGAACGATAGAAGAGGTTGATGAACTTATTGAAATAACTCAAGTTGTTATTTTTATTAGCGCAATTTTAGGTGGGATTATTCTTATTCTCACCGACCGTTACTTGGTGTCTATGTTACAAAAACCATTAGAAAGTATTCGCCAGCATTTTGTAAAAATTACAGGGGGTGATCTTAGTCAACCACTAGAGCATTTTGGTAATAACTGTGCAGGGCGATTAATACCATTATTAAATGGAATGCAAAATAGCTTACATGAGGCAGTGAGCACTATCCGTCAGGGAAGTGACAGCATTTATCGAGGTGCATCTGAAATTGCGAAAGGGAATAATGATTTGGCATCTCGTACTGAAGAACAAGCGACGGCATTAGAGCAAACAGCCGCAAGTATGGAAGAAATTACCGCTGCGGTTAATCAAAATATGGAGCATGCTTACCAAGCAAGAGAATTAGCTGAAGTGGCGTCAGTCACTGTTGAAAAAGGTAATGAGTTAGCTGAATCTGTCGTCACAACGATGGATGGGATCTCTGATAGTTCAAGCAAAATTGCTGATATTATTAATGTTATCAATAATATAGCGTTTCAAACAAATATACTTGCACTAAATGCATCGGTAGAAGCGGCTAGGGCTGGCGCTCATGGTCGAGGTTTTATGGTAGTGGCAAATGAAGTGCGCAATTTAGCGGGAGATAGCGCAAAAGCCGCTAAAGAGATTGAAGTACTTATTGCTGACTCAACGACACGAGTGAAAAAAGGTGCCTGTTTAGTGAGTGATATGGAAAAAACAATGGAAGATATTTTGACAGGAGTAAAACAGGTCACTTCAATAATGAAAGAAATCACTATTGCATCAGAGGAACAAAGTAAAGGTATTGGTCAAGTAAGTGTTGCTATTACTCAAATGGACAGTGTGACGCAACAAAATGCCTCTTTGGTTGAACAGGTCTCAGCAGCGGCCATTTCATTAGAAAGACAGACCGAAGAATTACAATTATCAGTACAAAAATTCAATCTTGTGCATCATTAA